A single window of Achromobacter xylosoxidans DNA harbors:
- a CDS encoding host specificity protein J, with protein MKMRQRRKAPSGAFFYGRRLGEVAPVVGHKGGKGGGGGRGPSEAPDSLHSIAYARVIDLLSEGEIYGPVHGLGGALRDVYLNGTPVANADGSLNFSNVSIDFRTGTQWQDPLPGFPASENTISVNTELKATQPWVRLFTNRQLSAVRVTLAVEGLSRADTSNGDINGYRVEYAIDVSRDGAAYQQVLASAFDGKTTQRYARSHRIDLPAGAQQGWSVRVRRLTANANSNTIADRTIVDAVTEVIDAKLRYPMSAVVGIKIDAAQFQSVPTRAYDMKGRIIRVPSNYDPETRTYIGTWDGTFKTAWTDNPAWVFFDLVGNDRYGLGERVPAGWLDKWGLYQIGRYCDELVDDGFGGKEPRFTCNVYLQTTADAYRVIQDLASVFRGMAYWANSSVIAVADMPGDPVYTYSSANVIDGRFSYTGSALNTRYTVALVSWCDLTDMGRQKVEYVENREGIARYGIKQLEVTAFGCTSRGQANRVGKWLLLTSNLETRGVTFSVGLEQCQVRPGSIIRVADQHLAGRRIGGRIREATASRIVVDAELGIRPGDRLTVNLPSGKSETRVVSSAMGEPLTLDSGVYSYDSTKLTADMIGLPGTAMHIDVQIPFSEVPEPECVWTLESEALSAQTFRVLSIKRKDGVLADISAIQHEPGKFNNVDFGTRLDRPPISVVPPGVQSPPTEPKISAYYIVSQGIANHTAVFEWKAADSAVAYEVQWRRDNSDWINLPRTGYTRVEVPNIYAGGYTFRVRALNSLGVASIWTTSTLTQLDGIVGPPPVVTSLVATGLLFAIQLDWGLPPGPSIIERTEIYYSQNSSFDSAIPLGVFAYPQNTHTLLGLLAGKELWFWARLVDKNGVAGAWYPSESGLGIRGQASTDATPILEQIGGKIEKSMLGQDLITEIESGGGAATEIKQVKDGLNAMVSIKAGVTVDGKYYSAGMGVGVENTPEGMQTQVLFLADRLALINLINGVVTTPFVIQNGQTFINQAFIGNGWITNAMIGNYIQSNDYVPGVSGWRIDKGGVLEMNSALPGGGRLRINGQNVVVFDPNGVDRVTLGYLP; from the coding sequence ATGAAAATGAGGCAGCGCAGAAAGGCACCTTCGGGTGCCTTTTTTTATGGGCGTCGTCTGGGTGAAGTCGCGCCTGTCGTCGGCCATAAGGGCGGCAAGGGTGGCGGTGGTGGCCGAGGCCCCAGCGAAGCCCCGGATAGCCTGCATAGCATCGCCTATGCCCGCGTCATCGATTTGTTGAGCGAAGGCGAGATCTACGGCCCTGTGCATGGCCTTGGTGGCGCGCTGCGCGACGTATACCTGAATGGCACGCCCGTTGCGAACGCCGACGGCTCGCTGAACTTTTCCAACGTGTCGATCGACTTCCGGACTGGCACGCAATGGCAAGACCCGTTGCCTGGCTTCCCGGCGTCCGAGAACACCATCAGCGTCAACACCGAACTGAAGGCCACGCAGCCCTGGGTCCGCCTGTTCACCAATCGCCAGTTGTCCGCTGTACGGGTGACGCTGGCCGTCGAGGGCTTGAGCCGCGCCGACACTTCGAACGGCGACATCAACGGCTACCGGGTCGAGTACGCAATTGACGTGAGCCGTGATGGTGCTGCCTACCAGCAGGTGCTGGCCAGCGCGTTTGATGGCAAGACCACGCAGCGCTACGCGCGCTCGCATCGCATTGACCTGCCTGCCGGTGCGCAGCAGGGGTGGAGCGTTCGCGTTCGGCGCCTGACGGCTAACGCGAACAGCAACACGATCGCGGATCGCACCATCGTCGACGCCGTGACCGAAGTGATCGACGCCAAGCTGCGCTATCCCATGTCCGCTGTCGTCGGGATCAAGATCGACGCGGCGCAGTTTCAAAGCGTGCCCACGCGCGCCTACGACATGAAGGGGCGCATCATCCGGGTGCCGAGTAACTACGACCCGGAGACGCGCACCTATATCGGAACCTGGGACGGCACGTTCAAGACGGCGTGGACCGATAACCCGGCCTGGGTGTTCTTCGACCTGGTCGGCAACGACCGCTACGGCCTAGGCGAGCGGGTTCCGGCCGGCTGGCTGGACAAGTGGGGCCTGTACCAGATCGGGCGCTACTGCGACGAACTGGTGGACGATGGTTTCGGAGGGAAGGAACCGCGCTTCACCTGCAATGTCTACCTTCAGACGACGGCCGACGCGTACCGGGTGATCCAGGATCTCGCATCGGTGTTTCGCGGCATGGCGTACTGGGCGAATTCTTCGGTGATCGCCGTGGCCGACATGCCGGGTGATCCGGTCTATACCTACTCGTCAGCCAACGTCATTGATGGCCGGTTTTCCTACACCGGGTCGGCGCTGAACACGCGCTACACGGTCGCGCTGGTGTCCTGGTGCGATCTGACGGATATGGGGCGCCAGAAGGTCGAGTACGTCGAGAACCGCGAAGGCATCGCGCGCTACGGCATCAAGCAGCTGGAGGTTACCGCCTTTGGATGCACGTCGCGCGGCCAGGCGAACCGGGTTGGAAAGTGGCTTTTGCTGACCTCCAATCTGGAGACCCGCGGCGTCACCTTCAGCGTCGGCCTGGAGCAATGCCAGGTCCGCCCTGGCAGCATCATCCGCGTTGCGGACCAGCATCTGGCCGGCCGGCGTATCGGCGGGCGCATCAGGGAAGCGACGGCGAGCCGAATCGTGGTCGACGCCGAGCTGGGCATCCGGCCGGGTGACCGCTTGACCGTGAACCTGCCCAGCGGAAAGTCCGAAACGCGCGTGGTGTCGTCGGCCATGGGAGAGCCGTTGACGCTGGACAGCGGCGTCTACAGCTACGACTCCACGAAGCTGACGGCGGACATGATTGGCCTGCCCGGAACGGCCATGCATATCGACGTCCAGATACCATTTTCCGAGGTGCCCGAGCCGGAATGCGTATGGACGCTGGAATCCGAAGCGCTGTCGGCGCAGACGTTCCGCGTCCTGAGCATCAAGCGCAAGGACGGCGTGCTGGCCGATATCTCGGCCATCCAGCACGAGCCGGGAAAGTTCAACAACGTGGACTTCGGCACGCGGCTGGACCGCCCTCCGATTTCGGTGGTGCCGCCTGGCGTGCAGTCGCCGCCTACGGAGCCGAAGATCAGCGCCTATTACATCGTTAGCCAGGGCATTGCGAATCACACCGCCGTTTTCGAATGGAAGGCGGCCGATAGCGCAGTGGCCTATGAGGTGCAGTGGCGCCGGGACAACTCGGACTGGATCAACCTGCCGCGCACGGGCTACACGCGGGTGGAGGTGCCGAACATCTACGCCGGTGGCTACACATTCCGCGTGCGAGCTTTGAACTCGCTTGGCGTTGCGTCGATCTGGACCACGTCTACGCTGACGCAGCTGGACGGCATTGTCGGGCCGCCGCCGGTGGTGACCAGCCTGGTGGCCACCGGGCTGCTGTTCGCCATCCAGCTGGACTGGGGACTGCCGCCTGGGCCGTCGATCATCGAGCGCACGGAAATCTACTACTCGCAGAATTCCAGCTTCGATTCGGCCATCCCGCTGGGCGTCTTCGCCTACCCGCAGAACACGCACACGCTGCTGGGCCTGCTGGCGGGCAAGGAACTGTGGTTCTGGGCGCGGCTGGTCGACAAGAACGGCGTGGCGGGTGCTTGGTATCCCTCGGAAAGCGGCCTTGGTATTCGCGGCCAGGCCAGTACGGACGCAACGCCAATCCTGGAGCAGATCGGCGGCAAGATCGAGAAATCCATGCTTGGGCAGGACTTGATCACCGAAATTGAATCCGGGGGCGGGGCGGCGACCGAGATCAAGCAGGTGAAAGACGGCCTCAATGCGATGGTGAGCATCAAGGCCGGCGTGACCGTGGACGGCAAGTATTACAGCGCCGGCATGGGTGTCGGTGTCGAAAACACGCCCGAGGGCATGCAGACGCAGGTTCTTTTCTTGGCCGACCGTCTGGCGCTCATCAACCTGATCAACGGCGTTGTCACCACGCCGTTTGTGATCCAGAACGGGCAGACGTTCATCAACCAGGCCTTTATCGGCAACGGCTGGATCACCAACGCCATGATCGGCAATTACATCCAGTCGAACGACTACGTGCCGGGCGTGTCGGGGTGGCGTATCGACAAAGGCGGCGTGCTGGAAATGAACAGCGCGCTACCTGGCGGGGGGCGCCTTCGGATCAATGGGCAAAACGTGGTGGTGTTCGATCCGAATGGCGTGGACCGCGTGACGTTGGGGTATCTACCGTAA